tgaacaaaCGCCTCCGAACGCCAGACAAAGTGGAAAATCGTTAGTAGAATGGCGGCGAAATATGAGCAATCGACCTTCACCGCGGTACACAAGCGACGAATAATCGGTAACGGGGGAACGCCCGCGCGCTGGGAAGCTGCAGATGGCGACGGAATGGCCACTGATTGTTGCCCGTGCGAAGGCGAACTTGCTTCCCACTGTTGATTCCCATTACAAAGGGGAGCACCGTCGGTCGTCCTTTCGGTATGGAGCAAATCGAATCACACCACGGGGTTAGCGCAGTATAGTAGATGAACCATTCAGTCGTCGCTGGATGGCCTGGATGACGAGCGGACGTGGTGGGCATCAGATCAATGATGATTAAAGCGATCGAACCAAGTTATGCTGGATGATGGGCTGGGTGACTGTTTGTCGGTTTGCTGTACCATCCACAACCTTGCTCGAATGGGCTGTGGCCCGACCGTGGAGATGATAGATGATGTTGtgtaaataatgaaacatgAAACCCGTGGGTCATTCTTCCTGGAAGAAATATGCCTCCGGCCGTAAGGGTGTAGGCTGAAGGGTTTTGTTGAGTTCGAAggattttatgcttttatgctcGTTTTCGTTCTGACCGGTCGATCAAGGGCTGTGCCGATACGCTCCAAAATATAATGCACCTAATCCGATCGCAAAAGTGAGCACTGAGTGAGGACAGAAGCTAGCCCTGTGAATGTCAAAATGATGAGATGTTTAGGGGATTTTAGGCAGCAGCGTAAGGGGTGCGCCATTGATAGCATCTTACCATAAATAATGCGCACGGTACGGATGGTTTGAAGCTAACGAGTTCCGAAATCAGAAGAGTTTAATGGGTCAGCAAAGACGATTGGATGTGTGTTAATAATTAAACGAATGGCAGATTTGCAGGTGAATATTTTCACGAGGGTGTCACAAGCGATAATATGCCGTTTTTCACATTCCTGGGTAAATACGAAGTTGTCtcaataaaacttttccaatatgCGGTTAAAATGTTGATCGGTCGGaaaatatgttgttgtttgttttatctttacTCGTAAACCCGGCAAAGGGTTAAAATAAGCCGAAGGACCAAGTTGAAAGGTCATCTGGCACAAAGGATGGTATGTTATAATGAGGCAAAAATACCCACAACCTACTCAGTTTCCAAGAATTGATGTTTGGATTTGTCATTTAAGCTTGAAGTAGGGAATAATATTATGAAATAAATGCTTGActgttttgtggaaaataaaaaaatacagcggAACGTCGGTGCCATTTTACTGATCATTCGTGTTGTTCGGATATGACAATTCGAAAAGACCATTGATATTTTCCCCGAAGTGGCTTTACTGCAGATTCTTTTTATAACTAAAAACCAAAAAgtattttatacatttcaaAAAGAATCCATCATACAAAATGCACTAAAATTCACCACAAAAAGAAGATGTGCCTATTATAGGTGTTATTCGTTTATACAGCAACCAtagtgtaaataaaaataaattgtttgacagctgtcattttttttgacagttctCACTATGGTTGTAATTAGTTGACTGTTATTTATAGGTATCTTTTATGTGTTGTCACATTAGAATAACTtattcaagaaaaaaatatcacctATATTCTCaactttatttgcaaaatttctGTCTAGCAGTAAAACGGTTTACCTTCCGCACAGAGTATGTTACATCTCTCTACAGACAAACCATGTAACGCCTCATGATTGATAATGTCAATTTGTCtttgttgatgtgttttttccgCCTTTTCTACATGAGTTTCATTTTTCGAGCACGTTTTTTTCGCTTTAAACCGAATagtttcgttatttttgtaTGCTACGCTGAACCTGAACCAAACGACCAACAACCCGGTGTGCATTCCCCAACAGGGATGAGCAGGGTATCATTTTGTTGCTGCCTATATATTTCACCTTcgcttctttttctctctctctctcatcgCTTGCAAACCTTTACAGCCAGAATCGTGGAAAGCAATTTAACACGCGACCTAACAATGGAGTAAGACATGCTAAACTTTTACTATCTTACCGGCAACAATCTTTCGGGCACTTGATGTGCCATGCGGTTTGCTTAGAGTCTTAAACCCcaaattgaatttgttcaTACTCATTTTCGGTGCAGCAGCCGGAAGGAGCGCTGAACAGCTGAACCGAAGCGTAACCTTTTCCTGGGGCTGGGTGCAAACACCCAGCGTTTGGTGTCGCTGGCCGCGCTAGGAAACAAACGTAGCAcggtgggaaggaaaaagtCATACGGCAAATGGTTGCTTTCCTGTGGTTTTCCAGCGTCGTGCACATTTAGCAAAAGGAGTGAAACTATAAACTGGCAGctgtaaattgaaatttatttcactcTTTTGAACGGGGCAAAACTTCATTTGACGCAGTCAGTCCGAGAAGAACGCTGAGCGAGACGCGCACACCGGCGCCATACCGCGTTTCCAGCTTCCGGGGAGGGCGTGAAGGAAAGGAGGTGATAAAATAACCGGCAACACCATCAATGGCGGCAAGCAATGGCAACCGGTTCCggttgcgttgcgttgttCGTGGCTCGTAATTTATGATAAACAACAATCGAATGAACTTTTGTGCGATATAGCGCAGAGACGTGGGAATTTATAAACTTATTTAAAATGCAGCACATTTATTTGCATCGCGTTGGATGGGAGCGGGGGCGGGCAGGGTCGCAGGAAACGAATGGGCCAGATGCAGCTCATTTTAATGCTGCAGCTTACACGACAAGCTTAGGCAAATTCGACCACATTTCAACACGTAAGCAGCGGCAATAAAAAAGTACCATTGCGACTACACTTCGGCAACTACTTTTGGAATAGTAAAtgaaactgtggaaaagcgAAAGCGCCCCGTGCCAGTAGATCAAGCCACAATGTTTGCGGGATTATGTTTAACCAAATTTACAAGTGGAAGCGAGACTGGTTACAAATTTATCACAAATAGCAAAGTTTGCAATTGTTACTTCCATATAAAAATCGGATTGAATAATTGAttggtttaattgaattttcataaCATCACACCGCTTGTATGCTTCGGAACAGTCTGCACGTGTTGTTATGTAGCAAGCAGTAGGTAGGAAAGTTCAACGCTCTATTGTGCTGTGTGTTGCTAGCCAGTGCTACTGGGTACAAGTAGCTGGGTATCCCTATGGCAACTTGACTGCATCgtttgaaaagtttcactGGCCCGGTGCAAACCGAGTACCTCCTTTTTCATCCCTCTCAAAATACACTCAGTCCTTGGCTTTCCGTCTCAAATCCTTTGCCATGCATGCAAAGTGATTGCAATGGGTTAACTTTTTGCGAAAAGCTCGAAGCGATAATGTGGGAATGTGTGAAGTATGGCTTGATGGATGAGGCGATGAAGATGAAGTGCAGCGCGTCATTTTACTGCACCATCGGGTATCAAGTGCAAGGCATGTTGTGGCATCGGACAAGCATAGCGAAACTCTTGACGATGAACGGAGCTACCCGGTTGATGGACTTGTTAAAAGAAACAAGGCAGCTGTTAAAAATCtggaaaaaatattgtctGTCAGGCGAATTGCATAAGTTTCGGGATATTTGTGGTAAGTCAAACATTTTATAGCAGCTCAAGCTAACGCATTCAAAGGGATAGCTATAAACGCCTCAAACTATGCAAATTGGACTACAAGATGTCCCTTTTAAAGTCCTTTTACAAGTTTGTTTATAATTGTAGCAACCTCTTTCGCACGGTTTGTTTATAAatcgtggaaaaaaaatcaaatcttgTTAATACATCAAGATAGCGCATATATCTCGTGATAGCAGCTGCAATTGAAGTGCAATGAAATCGATATCAGCTCATCTTTCTTACTCATTTATTTCCGTGTTTGCCTGTGGACATCCTTCAAAATGAAGGATCGTTTTAAGTGAAGCATTAGTTTActaatttattcaataagatCCATCGTTCCATCATCGTAATACACTTTCCCTGCGAGTGACTCTTGACTTAGGGGGAaagtttttttgtgcaaaatttgCATACCTCTGTTCATGCGACCCGTTCCGATGCTGTGCCTTGCTGTCAAGGAGAAAGTTGctgaaatgataaattaaatcTACGCTCCAACGCAGCTGGCTAGTAGGTGTTTGGAAATTCGCTCAtcgagtgtgtttgtttggcaaaGGGAATTCCAAAACTGCTTCCCAAAATCACTGTCCGTGTgcgaaaacaacagcaaacgagtTCGAAAAGTGATTTTAATTTGCTGTTTGAGGTGGTGTTGTCAGCTGCcaaagtgtttgtttgaagtgtttttaagTTTGTGGTGAACTGTGTGTCATCCACAACGTCATGCCCCCCGGGCAGATGGGATGTATTGTAAGAAGTTTgcagtttggtttggtttgttgttgttttttgtattgATTCATGGAAGTGTGGTAGATTTGCATATCTCTGGGCGTAATTAAGGTTGTAGCGAATGCAATACAACTGGGCGGAACAGGAAGCAGTACCGATCCAAAGCACCGTGTGCCGGAGGAAGTTCGAAAATTGCTATTTTTCGATGCACAATGGCTTACAACCTTGCAGGAGAACATTCGAGCTACCACCGAACGTACCTTTACCCGGGTAAAAACCAACTAATCACTCCATCTAAATTATTCAGCCACCGGGATGTCGGGATCCAGCATAGAAGGGTGCAAATAAGGCACCGGGAgggttatttatttccttccgtACTTCACTGGTGGCCTTGCGCACCATCACCACACGAGTGAAGGTAAGAGCTAATTATTATAGAGTTTGCCTACACTGGATCACCGTTACCGTCAGCACATGCAACCGAAATGTGAAGGTGAGCTGTGCAATGAATTCGAATTAATCATGCCTCAATGGTGCCGGCGTTACCGGATGCTGGAAGGGTTGAAATGAATGTCTTTCCATTCGTTCGAGTCAACGCAGACAATGGGGGTATCGTGCAGGGTGTTGTTCCGGGAAGGTTGGTTTCTGTGTTACGTATAGGTCATGGTGAAAGTAGAGCGTGTATGAAGCGTCAATGGTTCCCTttaggtagaaaaaaaaaacaactccttCCCACTTTTAATGccttattttaaattattaaagtcCGAAATAACCGAACACGGCAAGCGATAGTGATGAAACCCATGGACTAATGGCGCCAGCTCAAACTCTCAAGAGAAATCGATCCTTAAAAGCATCACGGATAAGTCAACTTTGGAGAAATAGATCGCCTGTTCAATTTACTATCCTCCCCCacaccccccaccccacccaaGGCACTGGTAAGAGATTCCAGCACACGAAGTATGACCGACCGACCAATTAGGCGATTGGTGAGGTAGCAAAGTTAGTCAGCACCAAAGTACTTGCACCGGATAGTTAACCTTCACTCTCGGGACAACTTACTACCAGCGCACGAAGCCACCAGCCAGCCATTAGCCGGTCGAAATatgctttaaaatattcataccaTCAAAAGCATATGCCAGCAGTTTGCAGCGTGCAGATCGTACCCGATGGAAGCATATTTTCTGACGTGTGAACCTGCACCACACTTCATCGTGAGTAGCGCTTTTGAGGATTTTGTGAAATGTGATAAATTTAGCCGATTGTTTTGTGATGCATTGTAGGCGCGCTCCGGTATTGTATTATgtgttaaaatttgtttagATAATAGATGCGCGGTTTTCCACCGGTGTGCCGGGCCTGGGGTTTTGGGGTGAGCATAGCTGCAAATTAGGTTATGTATTTACGCTCGTTAGCGATACAACAAACAGTACGACGCTGTACACTGTACCGCACTAAATCCCGCACACACATTCGCGCGCGCATAAGTACTTGCAACTGCGTCGTGGAAGTTTGAGTAGGGTTGCTGTGGGCGTCTCTCTGATTTCGGTTAACCGTGGGAAACTTCTTGCCACGGGAAAATCGGGCGTGAAAAGCGTTAGAAATGCATGCTATCATTAGCGTtcctgggtgtgtgtgtgtgtgtgtgtgttccggtgtgcgtgtgtgccgaTGTTGGCCGCTCTTAATGACAAGCATCTGACAACACTTTGgctgaaataaatcaaatttgcaTTCATTATCCTTCCTTCTCGAGGTGTAGCTCCGTCGGTGAGTCTCCAGTTtctgttttgctgctttcgaATCCTTATCTTTTGGCAGGCCGGCGAAAGGAAAGGGCGTGGCAAGGGAAGAGCACAGTAATGAAATAAGCAGTATGGACCACTGATTCTGCTTCAAAGTCTGATATTTTGCACAGTGGTCACACTAAAGCAGGTCTTTCGCGTACGGTTCACATCACGGGGTATTCCAACTGCTTTAAAGCTGTCCGTGCCAGGTGTCTGGAAAAGAAGCGATCCCTTGGTTGCTGTGAAGCGTAAACCGTGTTGCTGGGCACGGTTCTCTCATTTCATCTCGCTGAACCATAGCAAATATGATGACTGATTGTGTTTTTCAAACCTAAAAAGTTCGGTACAATTAGTGAACACCGGTACGCCGCTGCTGCCGAGTTGTTTTTGCGGTAAGCATCCATTAGCTGATTAGTAACGAACGAAGTAATGTATGGAAATGTACGCGCACAGCGTGCGTTGTTATTGATTTCTTGGAGGTTGTTCACGCTCACGCTTCACGGAAGCGGCAAAAACTCGGTACAATATCGCACCAAATTACTGCGCATAATGATGACTCGAGGTGGGAGAAACCTCCGTCAAATACTTCACATGTGAGGTGgaattatgtttatgttttcagtACGGCACACGCGAAAACCAGCGGCAACAGGCGTGCGTGCGGTGTGTGAGCAATAATAGAAGACAAGCAAAGCAACCGTGTGCGCCACCTGACAGATGGAGCCGCCTGGTGGTTTTAATTGatgaaatgtaaattattgTACGCGTTCGATCAGTTTTGCTGGCAAAGGTATCGAGCTGTATGCGTTGTTGCGTTCAGGGTGTGTTTGAAGTGAGTTAGAAGCCCATTGCAAGAGGCAACACTCATGATTGATCGTATGCTGCATGATGTGTTGCCGGGCTGTCACAAGCGCAAGGCAATATTCGGCCGATGTATCTGCGTTCGGTTCGTTCCGTTGCACATGTGCCAGCGAATGGGTAAAAGTCTCCGGATCAAACTGGAACGATCGGCCTATGGTGCACCCGGATGGGTACCCGGAACCTATCGCCCCATCGGCCTTGATTTCATATTCACTGTGAGATGAGTGGATGTTggtgttttgtaattttaacaAGTCTCGGTAGCTTTGCTGTATTTTCCAGGAAAATTCCACCAGAGCTGGATGTGCTGTAATGAATTCGGGACGATTCTGAACTGCGAAGGGATTGAACATGAGATATGTGCGTTTTAACCTTGGCTGTTGATTAATATTTGCCAGGAATTGGGCTTGTTGAAAGATTATGCAGTGTTTTTCTGCCTTAATTACATTCGAAAATGAGTTTGTTATTTTACAGCATTAAAATcgatggaaatattttaaattcgaAGAACTAATATTGAATTGTTTAgctaattgcatactttgaggcgcAATTTTGAAAGGTTacgcctgaagttatgcaattgcTATGGTATTAATACTCAGCATTGGATGTTTCTCGCAATTGTTTATTGTAGCCAGATTGACCAAACTTTCTGATGCAAGTTCTGGTGTTTAAAGCTTAACAAGAATGGTCCACGACTCAACGTTCGCTTTGAATGGTAAGTTTTCGATGCATTAAATTTGCACTCAAAATCACTGGAAATCAAATTTGTAAACCACATCAAATCGTAGCTGTGTCCTTCCGGCCCAACTACTACCCGGTACCCGGTCTCTTCGAACTAGTTTGTAGCAGCGATTGACAATtacagttttaattaaacatttccaTGTTATCCGACCGTGCCCGACACGGAAAGAGCTGCGTCGGTATTTTCGTCGGTTCGGGAATGTTGTAGCATAAACCCACCCTTCCATACCATAAGCTGCCTCCCAAcgcaaaacaccaaaacagtTGAGTGTACCAGGTCGCTTGCCGTTGGTACGTTTCGAACGCTGTGtagcagtggtggtggtagttttttttgttttttcatttcgtgGTCGTCTTGTCGATGCTGCAACAAGGATGAACGAAAAAGGATGAGCCTGCGTTTTTGCTGGTGCAATGGAATTAGAAGCGACAACCCCTCGTCTGTAGTCGCTACAACAGCAGATACGTACTGCGAACGGAACCGATGGTACCGCAGCGAGGAAACCGTGTTTGTTGGTCATGTTTTTGCATAGTTGTAGCTTGATAACTAACCCCATCATTATGCCGTACAGTACAGCGGAAGGATAtgaatttgtaaaataaaaacccaacAATACCCACCGAGCAATTCTCAGGAAGCAAGTTTCGTCGTGTATCGTGTGCTTTGTTGGCTTAGTTTCAATTAACATGGAAATGAAGTATCCTGCGCGAACAGTACTGTGTtcccccttttgtttttttggtgcgaCCATttacgcaaacaaaacgattatCTATCCGCTCTGTGTTCGATCTCCGAACCGCACACCATCACAAAAGCCGGATCGTGTGCAATGAATCGAACATTTAGCTTCACCACATCAGTGCGCGACGTTTTTCGGTTAAGGGAAAGTTTGTGAAGCATTCTTGATAGGATGAGGGAAGACAATAAAGCAGCTTTGCTGGGTTCTTTCCATCATTTTATTCGCATCACTAATGCCGTCGTGTGCGCGATAAGCTTACGGATGGTTGGTGGCTTTAGCGAGTTTGTGGGCATGGAGGGTTGAGTGTGTGCTTGGGTGCAACAACTTTCTGCTCGGGAATGAAATGGGATTAAAATGGTAACTGTTTGTGGTAACTGCTAATGGTGTTTGATGACGATGGTGTATAGCGGATGGAGAGCGAAAAGATGGCCAAGTTTTAGTTGTACACGCGTCGCAACAGTGTAAAGTAGGAGTAGGAAACGTTGAGCAGcttttgaaacatttccaacGTCATCGGGTACACGTTGCCCACTTTTATCTGCAAGCAGAGGAAAGATTCGTTACTCGTTTGAGGATAGATCTTTGCAGTGGAACGTTAGATAGTTAGCCACACACAGGTTGTGGGGAGCAAAATGGACCGATCCTGGTGGGCATGTCTTCATATACCGTATCCAAGGGAATGGTGTATTACTTACTACTTACGCAACTTACTTATtgctaataaaaaataaagtaagtAACAGAAGTTATTCATAGTAGaagcagtccccgagatacacATAATTAATTGATAGTTTTACTATCAATAAATAAAGACTGAAACTCTTTTTCCCTACCAAAGTACAAACTAGTTCAATTTTACAGGCGCCCAAATTTATGCAATATGCATTACTTTACGTAGCCAAGAAACAATCTTACCGCCATCGGTCGTTGTGCACGCGCAATGATGAGTATCAACTTCTTTCTGATGCGTTCGTCAAAGTCTGGCCAGGTTCCATTGTAAATGGCATCTCCAATACCGAGACTCTGCAGATGGGAAAAATCCATTGTAAACCATTCAAACCCAGCACAATCCATTCAAAAGCAAACCTGTTCCAGGACCTCGTTCGCATGCCAGTAGAAGGCAAACATCTGCGAGAGTATCATGAAGATGTACGATCCAATCATTATCATCTGCGCCAACTGATTGCTCTATTGAGAGACGAAATGAGTGCGATGCGTAATTTCCCTCATagtagtttttttcttctttctaaaGCACACTTACAATGCTAAGGAGAAAGAGCAGTGCACACAACATCATACCAAACGAGAGGAACTCCAGCAAACACAGATGGGTGACGAGCGAGTTGAGATCCTGCACGTATCTGTACGGGTGTAGTGCGGAGAGGGATTAATGGCGTTCCCCTTCCCTGCTCGGCACCAAAAACAGAGAGGTCAATCCCGGTCGGTCTACTTACTGGatgatttgtttgtgataCTTTAGACACTCCTTCAGCTCGGCGAACAGTGTGCCCGGGTTGCGACCGGTGACCGTCCGGTCCAGCTGCAGCCGTCCGAGCCGTTGCTTCAGGGCCGCTATCTGGACGAGCGCGAACAGGGTGCAGGTCGCGTAGAAGCTGGTGAACGGGATGTACATGCAGCAGGCCGGGAAGGTAAGGTAGACCTGCAGTAGAAACACCAGCTCGTACGTCGGTGTGGCGAGTACGTCCACGCCCGGTATAGTGACGGCGTACGGTAAGCCGCGCCCGGGCACAAACAGAGGATAGGTCACAAAGCAGGCACTAATGAAGGCACCCAGACACAGGTTCGATATCGATAGCATGCGTCCGCGCCGTGTGTACCGCTCCAGGACGGGTCGGATTTCGTAATTTTTCTGCGAAACGGAACGCCAAGGAGCGTCCAATGCAAACAGTGCATAATTTCGTCACTAATGGTAAACAAAGCACAGGGCACGTGCACTATTTCTGCCCGGTGTCTGGTGGCGTCCGGAACGGGTCTTACCTCGAGCAGCGCGTACTCTGCGGCAACGCCTTCGAAAAATGTCTCAAATTTCCGTCGATTGATCACAAGGAAGGAGGTACGCAACTATTCACCCCACCCCCGGGGAAATTGACCGGAACACATTCCATTTGGGGACAAAATATACACAAGAATAGGATGAGCGAGTTTTTGATCGGGGAAGGGAACATTTACACCAACTTCCAACACCCCTGCCCGTGGGTGCTACACCACTTACAATGAGGTTAAAATACAGCACCGTAAAATATCCGTTGATAATGAGCTCGCTCATTTCGCCGTAGGACGAGTAGAGCTTGAGAAACTGAAACACGTTCAGCACGGCGACCGGTACGCAACCGACCAGGAAGCGAGATAACCGCGGTCGCCGCAAATACGACCAGAACAGCCACACTTTTACGTTGACGCCAATTATCGGACACTCTTCGATCAGCATTTTCGTATGCAGAGACGTTTTATGTTCCCGAATTCCGGAATGCCAGCAAGAACGTCCTCGTGCTTGGTTCGTCGTACTTACAAGCCGCCGATCGTcgatgctgctgatgcttTATAGCTTCGTTGGGCGAAGGTTTTTGTGGGTTCGAAATTGATtataatcaaattaattgaGTACCGTGACTTTTTGAGCAAATGATAGGCTTCACTGACCATGCGAAGGGAATCGTTGCGGTGGCTGTGGTCACCCTTGGCCTTTGCCCGTGTGTTGCGTGGGAACGCAAGCAGCTGGGCAAATGGGGCTTTAAAGTGCTCCGTACTTTGATTTCAATCGCCATTAAACTGAATTGTGACGGAACTTGTATCAGCTTTTATCGATATCTCATTACATTCGGTTCGGTCATGTCATCGGGGGCCTCCATTCCCCTTCTCAGAGGCCGAGCATGCACAAAGCAAAGGTGGTCTGGGTGTTTTGCAGCAACGAACTGCCCCGCAGGATGTGAGCTTTTCGAATggcgcacaacacaacacaaaagccTCCATCATCTGGCATCGAGTGTTTGGAATAACTACATCACGAGGCCCCCAGACACACAGCCAGCCAGCTC
This Anopheles marshallii chromosome 3, idAnoMarsDA_429_01, whole genome shotgun sequence DNA region includes the following protein-coding sequences:
- the LOC128714250 gene encoding odorant receptor Or2 encodes the protein MLIEECPIIGVNVKVWLFWSYLRRPRLSRFLVGCVPVAVLNVFQFLKLYSSYGEMSELIINGYFTVLYFNLILRTSFLVINRRKFETFFEGVAAEYALLEKNYEIRPVLERYTRRGRMLSISNLCLGAFISACFVTYPLFVPGRGLPYAVTIPGVDVLATPTYELVFLLQVYLTFPACCMYIPFTSFYATCTLFALVQIAALKQRLGRLQLDRTVTGRNPGTLFAELKECLKYHKQIIQYVQDLNSLVTHLCLLEFLSFGMMLCALLFLLSISNQLAQMIMIGSYIFMILSQMFAFYWHANEVLEQSLGIGDAIYNGTWPDFDERIRKKLILIIARAQRPMAIKVGNVYPMTLEMFQKLLNVSYSYFTLLRRVYN